The window TCTTTTTATGCATCTTTTATAAAATTCTGAATTAAAAATTTCCgactttttctttacaaatatttaagtattccttaattaaaaaatgtacacATACATTAACATCaggaaataataattaaaaaaaaacaccagaaaatcaaaattataaacagaatattctaaaactcaacattttttatttaatgtgGATTcgttattattcattggataccaatttttgtggatttcctAGGTACAGGGGGGACCAAAAATTTACatattcaacgaattacaaattttccaaaagattatttttagaatttgtccaaaccacgaaatcaaatatccaagaaaatgcaagttttcctcaattctCGGAAATTGGTCCCAACGAAAGTAAATAAATTCGCAGTCTTTATATAAATAGTTAAACTTACGTTCACCAAAAGGAAGATTACAGACTGAAAAATCGCCATTGTCACCGTCATAAACATAATTCCCATCATGACCAGGACTATTTGCACCAATCCATATATCTGTATctattactgaaaaaaaaatgaattaaattgttATAAGCACCATAAATATATTCTATGTTTTAGTTACATACACAATGATgtatttgtattgaaaaaaaattatcatagattccaggattaaaattttgtattgcaCCAGGCGCCCATTTCGTCTacacaaagactcatcagtgaataaaaaaaataaactcatcCAACAGAGTAACGATGAATACGACTGGTAAAGAGACTGCAAGTGTGACTGTAACCGCCAATGATTGGCTGACACTTAAATGTACCTATGTTTCAACTtacaggatttgcttacccttccggagcaactgagaacacccctagtttttggtggggttcgtgttgcctattctttagttttctatgttgtgtcatgtgtactattgtctgtttttttttaagttttagccaggcgttgtcagtttattttcgattaataaGTTTGACTGTGTCGCTGGTATCTCTCGTCCCTCTATTACAATATACCTGTGTCTCAACTAACTAGAAACAAGTGTAGTCTTAGATCTGTTGATATCAGAAAAGGCGTTTGTCCTACAAATGTATTTCCGAGTGTATCAGTTTGTCTGAGTATTGGTTCGCATGACGGTTGCAGCCCGCTCACCAGGATATGCTTATCATTTTGACTCATTAAGTCACGCTCCTTTTAAAGGTGACGAAACACTCAGTTTTTGTGCCTTTGTTcctttatttgatttattagaTTTCACATCGTTAAACAATTcctgttgtggagaattgtctgattggcaatcgtaccacatcctttttttttatattaactatcATCGTGTGTAAACTTACAATATCTTTGATATGATATATGCTATATAACCAATGAATTGTTTCGGTTGAATGTTTagttccttttttttaaatctttatatttttatcaaaggcTCAAagcatatattttgtaaaaaaaatgggaaaattaTACGAACCAAATTAATTATAGTATAAAGGTGTTAAATACCACCTTGACATTGGTCTTGGGTCCTTGAAGAAATATCATATGTTAAATTATCAGAATCGTTGAAAATgcatttaaatcaattaaaaaaaaaacgcagcCGAATCAATGTTAAAAGTAAAGGCAGATCACTCAAAAGTTAACTCGATTTTGAAATTGGGTGAAATTAAAAaacttaataatttaaaattgatattgtatgtttaataaaatacgctaaaatattgataggttatggaaTTCCATTTAAAAGCTTGAGGGAAGAGGCTgtctcggacttttaccttatatttgtatTGGATTGTTTTAGTCAAATTAGCCAAATTGAAAGAATGGAAATAAATAAACTTCTTTAATTTTAGTAAATGACTTTTAAGGGATTTTGATGTCTTATATGGTAAGAAAAATAGGTGTTAtcgggcaaaatattttacactaTATTGAAGGAAAATACCAAAGGAGGTCGAACCTTTAACACAAATTCTGAAACCTCACATAAGAACGTCCTTAAGAACCAAGAGGAGGGGTTCAATAGTAGTTTTCAAGGTCGACGTTGCCTTATTGAGAACAGGTTTCGAAGTCATCTTCTGTGGCGGAATGTCTAAAGTATACTTCCTCATTAGACAAAATATATTCTTAGAACCAAGTCTGCATTTAAAGTTTATCAAATTTTAGTCAAGTGACCGGTCAAAGCAGTTTTTTAAATTTGTCGCAGGTAAAATTTGACCGGTCAAAATGATCAATCAACCCATCAATATAACTTGCTAAACAGGTTGGTACTGTTATAAAATGTAGATAACAAAATATTCccaataaaatcatcatagataccgggattgaatttttttttcaatttatttttttctagctAAATGTATTACATGGCAGTAAAACAAAATCGATGTGTCTAGAAACAcgtatatttgatatttaaaccgtatacaatattttgttatttactattattatattattatatattattattgtattattactttgaacaagaaaattgttatttgttttcaatgaTACGTCGCTACTGTTTTCAATTACAATGATGTCAAATGATCAAtgttttttctcatcacttacCGATACTAAGTGCACTTCGGACAGCATCAGCTTCTTGTTGACTGTCTGGCTTCCATAGGTAGGCTCCTGGTTGCATGGaacatattttctaaaattttaaaacaagacgCATATGCAGTATTTACATTTCTAACATAATTTCAAATGGTAAAACAAATGAGATATTTAGGTCATGTTATTATCATAGGAAAAACATGATATTTTAATGTATTGGTACTGCGAGTTTGAGTTAAATAGTTTATTTCATTGCTTTAgtgttttatttctttgttttaactttaaaaaaaacaattcttcatAAATTACACGCATTTTATGCGTTTGTCGGGATTTATCTACTTTAAGAACGCTCAAAAGCCGATTATTTTTAAAACCATAGAAGTATAAGAAACGAAACAGTTGATGTTCTACTTGAACAaacgtaaaattaaaaaaaaataccgaactcaataGAAAActtatatcagaaaaaaatcaaacgcatcaaacaaatggaaaacatcaGGCATATTCCTGAGTTGGTACAACAAAACGACCGATAGTAATAGTCTAATCCTTCTACTTTAGATATTTGCTAATGTGTCTTCTAATCTTATTGATGTAAAACTACCATTTCTTTCAAATCATCTTTCAATACTGTGAATTCATGATTATATCAatcatttaattttggatgtaacgcgtcttctgattggctgacggtgttttgtctatcaggtcatagacataattttctcatgtgaccgtgacgtcttCAACGTTTTTCATTACTCACTTCggcttaaaatggaatttagaataaaattataaggaatgactgttatgttttttctgtctattcgtaATATCATCGAAAAAGTGGTGCACACATAATAACAcactacgcgggttattcagtatGCATCATATTGTTTGTGTTATTTCTTAATAGAATGAAAACATATAACAGTCATTCCTAAAAATGAAAATCGCAAAGTTAAAAATTTGTAATGCAATACTAGTATTCTTGTGTCTTACAATCGGAGAAAACAttcacattttacaaaatgaaattataagGAGGATACCAAAGTAATATTCATTTTGacaacttaaggtggtacccaacactttaactaaaattaatttggctcgtttaattttcataaaaattttgttaaagtatttacttcgaccctttaacaaaaaaataaaatttcagaaactttgaaccaaccgttttgtcagaaaaattacactggttatatagcagtttgacaaacaataattttgatcattgagaagcttatattccttttacaacacaacgtaattaaaacgtttagctgactttacagagttatctccctgtcatggtaggtaccaccttaaaatgaaATCTTGCACTGTATCAACCATACTCACCTGAGCAGTAGACCAAGACGCTTTATTATTTTCACTGTAGAAGTAACAGTTAGGACTAATAGTTTGGTCATTTAACATCCTATATCCTGCTGGGCAATTTGTTGGAACACATGGTGCTTTGCATATGAAAAAAATGAGTgaagcttttaaaaatatataacaaaaataagataaacCGAAAGGCAATGTCATGCTGGTAAGTCGCAGTTATTCATAATGGCTCTGATGTTAACCAAAGTAGAACATACACTGTAAAGGTTATAATTGAAGAAAATACTCACTTTGCAAAATATATTATCTGagtataaatatcattttacatGATTGTCTTCCAGatgattgtttttgttaaaaaaataatatgatttaaaacgggatatgttagtttttgttacAACAACAAAACAGTTATTGCACACAAAGTTGAGTTAGATATTGTTTCATTAACGTTTGTTTTAAGTTGGCATgtttaaaatcattgaaataaATTATCAATTGGTTTGTTTAATGATACATTGATAGTTGTTTATAACACACCGTGCAAATTTACTCTTATCAACATTTGTCATTTAACATGATAACTCCCAATTCCTCGGTTATTTCATTACTAAGGAAGTACCAGGAATGGAcgatttatttgatttttgtacattttgtcaGAAGAAAGACGAATGGGGAGTGTATTCTGAATCCGGTGTCTGGGTCCGCAATTATCAGCTTCATTGTTACAATTAAGGGGGTAGActttggttcagggagataactctttaaatcagttaagcgtttgtaaaagtcaagttcatcaatgtatttaaagcatttacctgaaacagattgaaaacaatctatgtaacctagaagcttagaatatatttttgaaaatggttgacacaaacgtactgatgattttaagagttatttccgttaacctaggtctacctccttaaatggTTTGTATTCATTATTACTATGATAAGTATTCATTATAAAATCCAACAAATATATACGCGTATAATGATTGTGTGACGTCATTGATTCAAAGTATTTTGAtgttgacaaaaatatcaatgttTTAGGATCGCTATCTGTTGTGGTTGTTTTCTTACTTTCTGTTATTCAAGACTTCAACGAGg of the Mytilus galloprovincialis chromosome 8, xbMytGall1.hap1.1, whole genome shotgun sequence genome contains:
- the LOC143043804 gene encoding uncharacterized protein LOC143043804, with product MMGMTTMSDVTIGTTTVPVTVPTTITATKSAIQTTPCVPTNCPAGYRMLNDQTISPNCYFYSENNKASWSTAQKICSMQPGAYLWKPDSQQEADAVRSALSIGK